A genomic window from Bacillus mesophilus includes:
- a CDS encoding proline--tRNA ligase — MKQSMMFIPTLREVPADADVKSHQLLLRAGFIRQNSAGVYTFLPLGKKVLQKVEQIVREEMDRAGAVEMFMPALQLAELWQESGRWYSYGPEMMRVKDRHNRDFAMGPTHEEMITSLVRDEVNSYKKLPLTLYQIQTKFRDEKRPRFGLLRGKEFIMKDAYSFHSSFESLDDVYEKLYEAYSNVFSRCGLNFRAVIADSGAMGGKDTHEFMVLSEIGEDTIAYSDSSSYAANVEMAPVITTYEKSQSSQDELQKLDTPGQKSIEEVSTFLSVSPEQCLKSIMFKVDDQFVLVVVRGDHEINDVKIKNIFNASVVELATAEETKTTLGPVGSLGPINVPGSLKIIADHAVQYIVNGVCGANVEGVHFTGVNPDRDIENVQYEDVRFIIEGDPSPDGKGTIVFAKGIEVGHVFKLGTRYSEAMNATFLDENGKSKPMIMGCYGIGVSRTVAAIAEQFNDENGLVWPQAVSPFDLHLIVVNPKQDDQKGLADELYTILNDKFEVLYDDRQERPGVKFADSDLMGLPIRITVGKKAGEGVIELKVRSTGEVLEITTENLIETIEKYIVK, encoded by the coding sequence ATGAAACAAAGTATGATGTTTATTCCTACTCTTAGAGAAGTACCAGCAGATGCAGATGTGAAAAGTCACCAGCTTCTTCTAAGAGCTGGTTTTATCCGCCAAAACTCCGCGGGTGTTTATACCTTTTTGCCACTTGGTAAAAAAGTTCTACAGAAGGTAGAGCAAATTGTAAGAGAAGAGATGGACCGTGCTGGAGCCGTCGAAATGTTTATGCCGGCTCTACAATTAGCCGAGCTTTGGCAGGAGTCAGGTAGATGGTATTCATATGGACCAGAAATGATGAGAGTAAAGGATCGTCATAATCGTGATTTTGCGATGGGACCAACTCATGAGGAAATGATTACGAGCTTAGTGAGAGATGAAGTAAATTCATACAAAAAGCTACCTCTAACTCTTTACCAAATTCAAACTAAATTTAGAGATGAGAAAAGACCTCGATTTGGATTATTGCGTGGAAAAGAGTTTATTATGAAGGATGCATATTCTTTTCATTCTTCCTTTGAGAGCTTAGATGATGTATATGAAAAGCTTTACGAAGCGTATTCAAACGTATTTTCACGTTGTGGCTTAAACTTTAGAGCGGTAATAGCTGATTCAGGTGCGATGGGTGGAAAAGATACTCACGAATTTATGGTGTTATCTGAGATCGGAGAAGATACAATTGCATATTCAGATTCATCAAGCTATGCAGCGAATGTAGAAATGGCTCCGGTGATCACGACGTATGAAAAGAGCCAGAGCAGTCAAGATGAATTGCAAAAGCTCGATACTCCTGGACAAAAATCAATTGAAGAGGTATCTACTTTCCTAAGTGTGTCTCCTGAGCAATGTCTAAAATCTATCATGTTTAAAGTAGATGATCAATTCGTGCTAGTAGTTGTAAGAGGCGATCATGAAATAAATGATGTGAAGATAAAGAATATCTTTAACGCTTCGGTAGTTGAATTGGCTACCGCTGAAGAAACAAAGACAACCCTCGGGCCAGTTGGCTCATTAGGACCAATTAACGTTCCAGGCTCTCTAAAAATTATTGCTGATCATGCTGTTCAATATATAGTCAATGGTGTATGTGGAGCAAACGTTGAGGGAGTTCATTTTACAGGCGTTAATCCAGATCGAGACATAGAAAATGTTCAGTATGAGGATGTTCGATTCATTATCGAAGGAGACCCTTCTCCTGATGGAAAAGGAACCATTGTATTCGCTAAAGGGATTGAAGTAGGACATGTGTTCAAACTAGGAACACGATATAGTGAAGCAATGAATGCAACTTTCTTAGATGAAAATGGGAAATCCAAACCAATGATTATGGGATGTTATGGTATAGGTGTTTCTAGAACAGTAGCAGCGATTGCTGAACAATTTAATGATGAGAATGGCTTAGTTTGGCCTCAGGCAGTTTCGCCATTCGATCTTCACTTAATTGTTGTAAATCCAAAGCAAGATGACCAAAAAGGACTTGCTGACGAGTTATACACAATCCTTAATGATAAATTTGAAGTATTATATGATGATCGTCAGGAGCGTCCGGGTGTAAAGTTTGCAGATTCAGATTTAATGGGCTTACCAATCCGAATTACAGTCGGAAAAAAAGCTGGTGAAGGTGTTATTGAACTAAAAGTAAGAAGCACAGGTGAGGTTTTGGAAATAACTACTGAAAATCTTATCGAGACAATTGAGAAATATATTGTAAAATAG
- the rseP gene encoding RIP metalloprotease RseP, with protein sequence MNTVIAFVIIFGALVFFHELGHLVLAKRAGILCREFAIGFGPKVFSFKRDETIYTIRLLPIGGFVRMAGEDPETIDVKPGYHIGLLLNNANEVIKIILNNKDKYPNARVIEVEEADLEKQLFIAGYEQDEEKLERFTVHEKAVLVIDGQETQIAPYNRQFGSKTLLQRTLAIIAGPAMNFVLAFVIFLLLGLLQGSPVNEARLGEVVENSPAAEAGLQQGDVIQTIDGVDVSTWEDVVEIIRVHPEEELSFTIVRDGTPIDLMITPGKSTSGEETYGVIGVYSPVEKGILSSIQNGFTQTFYWTKEIVIGLSKLITGQFSIDMLSGPVGIYDATDQVAQTGVYNLMRWGAILSINLGIINLLPLPALDGGRLMFFLVEAVRGKPIDRQKEGLVHFIGFAFLMLLMLVVTWNDIQRIFNM encoded by the coding sequence TTGAATACAGTCATTGCTTTTGTGATTATATTTGGTGCACTAGTATTTTTTCATGAATTAGGTCATTTAGTGCTAGCAAAAAGAGCTGGAATTTTATGTCGTGAGTTTGCGATAGGATTTGGACCGAAAGTGTTCTCTTTTAAAAGAGATGAAACGATCTACACAATTCGCCTATTACCTATTGGTGGATTTGTTCGTATGGCAGGAGAAGACCCCGAAACGATTGATGTAAAACCTGGTTATCATATTGGCTTATTACTAAATAATGCTAATGAAGTCATCAAAATTATCTTAAATAATAAAGATAAGTACCCTAATGCAAGAGTAATCGAGGTAGAGGAAGCTGACCTTGAAAAGCAGTTGTTTATTGCTGGTTATGAGCAGGATGAAGAAAAATTAGAACGTTTTACTGTTCATGAAAAGGCAGTATTGGTGATTGATGGTCAAGAAACACAAATTGCACCTTACAACCGCCAGTTTGGCTCAAAGACATTGCTTCAACGAACACTGGCAATCATTGCTGGTCCTGCTATGAATTTTGTACTGGCTTTTGTTATATTTTTATTACTTGGATTATTACAAGGAAGTCCTGTAAACGAAGCGAGACTTGGTGAGGTTGTAGAAAACAGCCCTGCTGCTGAAGCGGGACTACAACAAGGTGATGTTATTCAAACGATCGATGGAGTTGATGTATCTACATGGGAGGACGTTGTTGAGATTATTCGTGTTCACCCTGAAGAAGAACTTTCATTCACAATTGTGAGAGATGGCACACCTATAGATTTAATGATTACACCTGGTAAGTCCACTTCTGGTGAAGAGACATATGGAGTGATTGGTGTCTACAGTCCAGTGGAAAAAGGTATACTAAGCTCCATCCAAAATGGATTTACACAAACTTTTTATTGGACAAAGGAAATAGTAATCGGTCTTAGCAAATTAATTACAGGCCAGTTTTCAATTGATATGCTTTCAGGTCCAGTTGGGATTTATGATGCCACTGATCAAGTTGCGCAAACTGGTGTTTATAATTTAATGAGATGGGGAGCAATCCTTAGTATCAATCTTGGAATTATTAATTTACTACCTTTACCGGCTCTAGACGGAGGAAGATTGATGTTCTTCTTAGTAGAAGCAGTTAGAGGTAAGCCGATTGATCGTCAAAAAGAAGGATTAGTACACTTTATTGGGTTTGCCTTCTTAATGTTATTAATGCTAGTTGTAACATGGAATGATATCCAACGCATTTTTAATATGTAG
- a CDS encoding PolC-type DNA polymerase III yields the protein MELSSEQIDRFEILLQQLNVTDDVKEYFKGAGIEKVSVHTQTKTWHFSFILQRLLPAPMFELFATQLTQAFSHIASIRFSVKAIEKNILEKDIIEYWPICIERLESVSPMFLPLLKDQTPTLQGAKITIKARNDAEAVTVKRKYGQPITSQLEQFGFPPLQLDTIVEHSTEEFERFIEQKEIEDRNKVIAAISEMQKKDKDSSQEQTGPITIGYSIKEDPVSIQAIQEEERRVIIQGYIFDAETKELRSGRHLLTFKVTDYTSSILVKMFSRDKEDIPVLQSVKKGMWVKVRGGVQNDTFIRDLVMMANDIQEINPVKRMDMAPEGEKRVELHAHSPMSQMDAVTSVGKLIEQAKKWGHKAFALTDHAVAQSFPEAYSAGKKHGVKIIYGLEANLVNDGVPIAYNEQHRLLATDTYVVFDVETTGLSAVYDTIIELAAVKIKEGQIIDRFESFANPHHSLSATTIDLTGITDDMVRDAPEVAEVIERFKNWIGDDILVAHNASFDMGFLNVGYKKLGYEKAKNPVIDTLELARFLFPEMKNHRLNTLCKKFDIELTQHHRAIYDAEATGYLLMKMLKDSLAVGIEYHDQLNDNMGKGNAYQRARPSHITLLAKDEIGLKNLFKLISISHMDYFYRVPRIPRSKLIKHREGLLIGSACDRGEVFEAMMQKSPEEVEDIAQFYDYLEVQPPEVYAHLIELELIRDQRALLDIMTNIVKLGVKLDKPVVATGNVHYLEHEDYIYRKILVGSQGGANPLNRHKLPKVHFRTTDEMLEAFSFLGAEKAKEIVVTNTNYIADLIGEVKPIKDDLYTPKIEGADEEMREMSYAMARSIYGDPLPKLVEDRLEKELKSIIGHGFAVIYLISHKLVKKSLDDGYLVGSRGSVGSSFVATMTEITEVNPLPPHYVCPKCKRSEFFDDGSVGSGFDLPDKDCPDCGARYKKDGHDIPFETFLGFKGDKVPDIDLNFSGEYQPKAHNYTKVLFGEDNVFRAGTIGTVAEKTAYGYVKGYANDNNLTIRSAEIDRLVSGCTGVKRTTGQHPGGIIVVPDYMEVFDFTPIQFPADDSSSEWKTTHFDFHSIHDNLLKLDILGHDDPTVIRMLQDLSGIDPKTIPTDDPEVMKIFGGTSSLGVTEEQILCKTGTYGIPEFGTKFVRQMLEDTKPTTFSELVQISGLSHGTDVWLGNASELIANGTCTLSEVIGCRDDIMVYLIYKGLEPSLAFKIMENVRKGKGLPDEWIQDMKNNNVPNWYIDSCLKIKYMFPKAHAAAYVLMAVRIAYFKVHHPILYYAAYFTVRAEDFDIEAMVRGSNAIKAKIEEINAKGFDASTKEKNLLTVLEISLEMCERGYSFQRVDLYRSSATEFIVDGKTLIPPFNSIPGLGTNAAINIVKARGDGEFLSKEDLQQRSKISKTILEYLDTQGCLEDLPDQNQLSLF from the coding sequence ATGGAACTTTCAAGTGAACAAATAGATCGGTTTGAAATCCTACTACAACAATTAAATGTAACGGATGATGTAAAAGAATATTTTAAAGGTGCGGGGATTGAAAAAGTATCCGTTCATACCCAAACTAAAACTTGGCATTTCTCTTTTATTTTGCAAAGGCTCTTGCCAGCTCCAATGTTTGAATTGTTTGCTACCCAACTTACGCAAGCCTTCTCTCATATTGCATCAATACGTTTTTCAGTTAAAGCTATTGAGAAAAACATACTCGAAAAAGATATTATTGAATACTGGCCAATTTGTATTGAAAGGCTAGAATCAGTTTCTCCAATGTTTTTGCCACTTTTAAAAGATCAAACTCCGACCTTACAAGGAGCAAAGATTACGATTAAAGCTAGAAATGATGCAGAAGCTGTAACAGTAAAAAGAAAATACGGACAACCTATCACCTCTCAGCTTGAGCAATTTGGGTTTCCGCCTTTACAATTGGATACGATTGTTGAGCACTCTACTGAAGAGTTTGAAAGATTCATAGAACAAAAAGAAATAGAAGATCGAAATAAAGTTATAGCAGCGATCTCAGAGATGCAAAAGAAGGATAAGGACTCTAGTCAAGAACAAACGGGTCCTATAACAATTGGTTATAGCATTAAGGAAGACCCAGTTAGCATTCAAGCTATTCAAGAAGAGGAAAGAAGAGTTATCATACAAGGTTATATCTTCGACGCGGAGACAAAGGAATTAAGAAGCGGAAGACATCTGTTAACCTTCAAGGTTACGGATTATACTAGCTCCATTCTAGTTAAAATGTTCTCACGTGATAAAGAGGATATTCCAGTGCTTCAATCTGTGAAAAAAGGCATGTGGGTGAAAGTACGTGGAGGGGTACAAAACGATACCTTCATACGTGACCTTGTAATGATGGCTAATGATATCCAAGAAATTAACCCAGTTAAACGAATGGACATGGCCCCAGAAGGTGAAAAAAGAGTAGAATTACATGCTCATTCGCCAATGAGTCAAATGGATGCTGTTACATCGGTTGGAAAGCTTATTGAACAAGCGAAGAAGTGGGGCCACAAAGCCTTTGCTCTAACAGACCATGCTGTCGCACAATCCTTTCCAGAAGCCTATTCTGCCGGGAAGAAGCATGGTGTTAAAATCATTTATGGACTAGAAGCAAATCTAGTAAATGATGGGGTGCCAATTGCTTATAATGAGCAACATCGCCTTCTTGCTACTGACACGTATGTAGTTTTTGACGTAGAAACAACAGGTTTATCTGCTGTATATGATACGATCATCGAACTTGCAGCAGTAAAAATAAAAGAGGGTCAAATTATCGATCGATTTGAATCCTTCGCTAATCCGCATCATTCCCTTTCGGCTACCACGATTGACTTAACAGGGATCACAGATGATATGGTTCGTGATGCACCAGAAGTTGCAGAAGTTATTGAGCGATTTAAAAATTGGATTGGTGATGATATTCTTGTTGCTCACAATGCAAGCTTTGATATGGGCTTTCTAAACGTAGGATATAAAAAACTTGGTTATGAAAAGGCAAAGAACCCTGTTATAGATACACTGGAATTAGCTAGATTTTTATTTCCAGAAATGAAAAACCACCGATTAAACACATTGTGTAAAAAGTTCGATATTGAATTAACGCAGCATCACCGTGCGATTTATGATGCTGAGGCAACAGGATACCTTCTAATGAAGATGCTTAAAGATTCTTTAGCCGTTGGGATCGAGTATCATGATCAGCTAAATGATAATATGGGTAAAGGTAATGCCTATCAAAGAGCAAGGCCTTCTCACATAACCTTGCTTGCTAAAGATGAGATTGGATTAAAAAATCTATTTAAATTAATTTCAATTTCGCACATGGATTATTTCTACCGTGTTCCTAGAATACCGCGCTCTAAGCTAATAAAGCATAGAGAAGGTCTTCTCATTGGGTCAGCCTGTGATCGAGGAGAAGTATTTGAAGCGATGATGCAAAAGTCGCCTGAAGAAGTAGAGGATATCGCTCAGTTCTATGATTATTTAGAGGTTCAGCCTCCTGAGGTTTATGCTCATCTAATCGAATTAGAGCTAATTCGTGATCAAAGGGCACTGCTGGATATTATGACCAACATTGTAAAGCTAGGAGTAAAATTGGACAAGCCTGTCGTTGCAACAGGAAATGTACATTATCTAGAACATGAGGATTATATTTATCGAAAAATACTTGTAGGATCACAAGGTGGAGCAAATCCTTTAAATCGCCATAAGTTACCGAAAGTCCATTTTAGAACAACTGATGAAATGCTAGAAGCATTCTCCTTCCTTGGTGCAGAAAAAGCTAAGGAAATCGTTGTAACAAATACAAATTATATTGCTGATTTAATTGGAGAAGTTAAGCCAATAAAGGATGATCTTTATACACCGAAAATTGAAGGTGCCGATGAAGAAATGCGGGAAATGAGTTATGCGATGGCGCGTTCCATTTACGGTGATCCTCTACCTAAACTAGTTGAAGATCGATTAGAAAAAGAGCTTAAATCGATTATTGGTCATGGATTTGCTGTCATCTATTTAATCTCTCATAAACTAGTTAAAAAATCACTTGATGATGGTTATCTAGTAGGTTCCCGTGGATCGGTAGGATCGTCATTCGTAGCAACGATGACGGAGATTACCGAGGTAAATCCGTTACCACCGCATTATGTATGTCCAAAGTGTAAGCGTTCGGAATTTTTTGATGACGGATCTGTCGGTTCAGGCTTCGATTTGCCTGATAAAGATTGTCCTGATTGTGGAGCTCGCTATAAAAAAGATGGGCATGATATCCCGTTCGAGACTTTCCTTGGATTTAAGGGGGATAAAGTACCAGATATAGACCTTAACTTCTCAGGTGAATATCAGCCAAAGGCGCATAACTATACAAAGGTTTTATTTGGAGAGGATAATGTATTCCGAGCAGGTACAATTGGTACTGTGGCAGAGAAGACTGCTTACGGGTATGTAAAAGGATACGCAAATGATAACAACCTGACAATACGTAGTGCCGAAATTGACCGACTTGTTTCAGGATGTACAGGCGTTAAAAGAACAACTGGTCAGCATCCAGGTGGAATTATAGTAGTCCCAGATTATATGGAAGTATTTGATTTCACACCTATCCAGTTTCCAGCTGATGACTCTTCGTCTGAGTGGAAAACTACACACTTTGACTTCCACTCAATTCACGATAACTTGTTGAAGCTAGATATCCTAGGGCACGACGATCCCACTGTGATCAGGATGTTACAAGATTTAAGTGGAATTGATCCAAAAACGATTCCTACTGATGATCCAGAGGTTATGAAGATTTTTGGAGGCACTTCTTCATTAGGAGTAACTGAAGAACAGATTTTGTGTAAAACCGGTACTTACGGTATCCCTGAATTTGGAACAAAATTTGTAAGACAGATGCTTGAAGATACAAAACCAACTACATTTTCTGAATTAGTTCAGATTTCAGGACTATCACATGGTACAGATGTTTGGTTGGGGAATGCATCTGAGTTAATTGCAAATGGAACATGTACGCTTAGTGAAGTTATCGGTTGTCGTGATGACATCATGGTATACCTGATTTACAAAGGTTTAGAGCCTTCTTTAGCATTTAAAATTATGGAAAACGTTCGTAAAGGAAAAGGGTTACCTGACGAATGGATTCAAGATATGAAAAATAATAATGTACCTAACTGGTATATCGATTCATGCTTAAAAATCAAATATATGTTCCCGAAGGCCCATGCTGCTGCATATGTATTAATGGCAGTTCGTATTGCTTACTTTAAGGTCCATCATCCGATTCTTTATTACGCTGCGTACTTTACGGTTAGAGCAGAGGATTTTGATATTGAAGCAATGGTTAGGGGTTCAAATGCAATTAAAGCAAAAATTGAAGAAATAAATGCTAAAGGATTCGATGCTTCTACAAAGGAAAAGAATCTTTTAACTGTCCTTGAAATATCTCTTGAAATGTGTGAACGCGGTTATTCATTCCAAAGAGTAGATCTTTATCGTTCAAGTGCAACAGAATTTATTGTAGATGGGAAAACATTGATTCCTCCATTTAATTCAATTCCAGGGTTAGGAACCAATGCAGCTATAAATATTGTAAAGGCAAGAGGAGATGGGGAGTTTTTATCAAAGGAGGACCTTCAACAGCGTAGTAAAATCTCTAAAACCATTCTAGAGTACCTTGATACCCAAGGTTGTCTAGAAGATCTTCCTGATCAAAACCAACTCTCTCTCTTCTAG
- a CDS encoding 1-deoxy-D-xylulose-5-phosphate reductoisomerase, with protein sequence MKKISLLGATGSIGTQTLDLVRLHPEQFQIVALSFGRNLELGLKLVNEFQPKLISVLSKEDRTIVEQQLTYSAKVTYGEDGLTEVATHPDATILVNAVIGSVGLIPTLEAIKEKKTIAIANKETLVTAGQIVMNLAEKYEVDILPVDSEHSAIFQSLVGQDQSKISRLILTASGGSFRDRNREELKDVTVKEALAHPNWSMGAKITIDSATMMNKGLEVIEARWLFNIPYEKIEVILHKESIIHSMVEYDDTSVMAQLGTPDMRVPIQYALTYPYRLELPISKKLNLWEIGTLHFNKVDFERYKCLAFAYEAGKAGGTLPTVLNAANEVAVDAFLSGRVNFLEIEDLIERALEAHQNIMDPDLQTIQQVDQETRRYVVSLLK encoded by the coding sequence ATGAAAAAAATTAGTTTGTTAGGGGCTACCGGGTCGATTGGAACACAGACACTTGACCTTGTTCGGCTTCATCCTGAGCAATTTCAGATAGTTGCACTTTCTTTCGGTAGAAATCTTGAACTAGGGTTAAAGCTTGTAAATGAGTTTCAACCGAAATTAATTTCTGTCCTTTCAAAAGAGGATCGGACCATCGTCGAGCAACAACTTACATACTCGGCCAAGGTTACGTATGGTGAGGATGGATTAACTGAAGTGGCGACGCATCCCGATGCCACTATTTTAGTAAATGCTGTAATAGGAAGTGTTGGACTCATCCCTACATTGGAAGCAATTAAAGAAAAGAAAACAATAGCCATTGCAAATAAAGAAACTCTTGTGACAGCTGGACAGATTGTTATGAACCTAGCGGAGAAGTACGAGGTAGATATTCTACCTGTTGACAGTGAACATTCAGCTATCTTTCAATCCTTAGTAGGACAAGATCAATCTAAGATTAGTCGATTGATTTTAACTGCATCTGGAGGCAGCTTTCGTGACCGCAATAGAGAAGAACTTAAAGATGTTACGGTTAAAGAGGCACTTGCCCATCCAAACTGGTCAATGGGAGCGAAGATCACCATTGATTCAGCTACAATGATGAACAAAGGACTAGAAGTGATTGAAGCTAGATGGCTTTTTAATATTCCATATGAAAAAATTGAGGTAATTTTACATAAAGAGAGTATTATTCACTCTATGGTCGAATATGATGACACAAGTGTAATGGCACAGCTTGGCACACCTGATATGAGAGTACCTATTCAATATGCACTTACATATCCTTATCGGTTAGAGCTGCCCATCTCCAAAAAATTAAATCTATGGGAAATTGGGACACTGCATTTTAATAAAGTCGATTTTGAAAGATACAAATGCTTAGCCTTTGCATACGAGGCAGGGAAAGCCGGAGGAACTCTCCCTACCGTTTTAAATGCAGCAAATGAAGTGGCAGTAGATGCCTTCCTATCAGGTAGAGTAAATTTTTTAGAAATAGAAGACCTTATTGAAAGGGCTCTTGAAGCACATCAGAACATCATGGATCCAGATTTACAGACCATTCAACAAGTGGATCAGGAAACTAGAAGGTATGTAGTATCACTACTAAAGTAA
- a CDS encoding isoprenyl transferase: MLDKLKRWNTKKENITTPSKEDVLSRPVPKHIAIIMDGNGRWANKRALPRIAGHHEGMKVVRKITRVANELGVQVLTLYAFSTENWKRPKQEVEYLMKLPEEFLGTFLPELVEQNVRVQMMGNHNEIPIHTRNAVERAIEETKDNTGLILNFALNYGSRDEITKAIKQIASDVKAGQISETDIDDQLVSQYLMTRKIKDPDLLIRTSGEYRLSNFMLWQLAYTEFWFTDILWPDFSESELLEAIDEFQKRNRRYGGV; this comes from the coding sequence ATGCTTGATAAACTAAAACGTTGGAATACCAAAAAAGAAAATATAACGACACCTTCAAAAGAAGATGTTTTGTCTAGGCCTGTTCCTAAGCATATTGCCATTATTATGGATGGAAATGGGCGTTGGGCAAATAAGAGAGCATTACCTCGTATAGCTGGTCACCATGAGGGAATGAAAGTAGTAAGAAAAATCACCAGGGTTGCAAATGAGTTGGGAGTTCAGGTATTAACTCTTTATGCATTTTCTACTGAGAATTGGAAGCGACCCAAACAAGAGGTTGAATACTTAATGAAGCTTCCAGAGGAGTTTTTAGGTACTTTCTTACCGGAGTTAGTCGAACAAAATGTTAGAGTCCAGATGATGGGGAATCACAATGAAATTCCGATTCATACTAGAAATGCAGTTGAACGAGCTATAGAGGAAACGAAGGATAATACCGGGTTAATACTAAATTTCGCACTAAACTATGGATCTCGGGATGAAATTACTAAGGCAATTAAACAAATTGCCTCAGATGTTAAAGCTGGACAAATATCGGAAACGGATATTGATGATCAACTAGTCTCACAATACTTAATGACTAGAAAAATAAAAGACCCTGATTTGTTAATTCGTACAAGCGGTGAATACAGACTTAGTAACTTCATGCTATGGCAGCTTGCCTACACTGAGTTTTGGTTTACAGATATACTATGGCCTGACTTTTCTGAAAGTGAGTTACTAGAAGCGATTGACGAGTTTCAAAAACGGAACCGCAGGTATGGGGGCGTATAA
- the frr gene encoding ribosome recycling factor, translated as MTGQVVKNAKEKMDKAIQAYQRELSTIRAGRASASLLDKITVDYYGAPTPVNQLASVNVPEARMLIITPYDKTALGEIEKAIMKSDLGITPTNDGSVIRIVIPALTEERRVELTKLVKKYGEEAKVAVRNIRRDGNDELKKLEKNGEITEDELRSLTEAIQKETDAHITQVDNVTKEKEKEIMAV; from the coding sequence ATGACTGGGCAAGTAGTTAAAAATGCTAAAGAAAAAATGGATAAAGCAATTCAAGCTTACCAACGTGAGCTTTCTACAATCCGCGCTGGGCGTGCGAGTGCATCATTACTAGATAAGATTACAGTTGATTATTATGGAGCTCCAACACCAGTAAATCAATTAGCATCCGTTAATGTTCCAGAAGCAAGAATGCTAATTATTACTCCATATGATAAAACTGCACTAGGTGAAATAGAAAAAGCGATTATGAAATCTGATCTTGGGATCACTCCTACAAATGATGGGTCAGTTATCCGTATTGTCATTCCAGCATTAACGGAAGAGCGTCGTGTAGAATTAACGAAGCTAGTAAAAAAATATGGCGAGGAAGCAAAAGTTGCTGTTCGTAATATCCGCCGTGATGGAAATGATGAATTGAAGAAGCTTGAGAAAAATGGTGAAATTACCGAAGACGAATTACGTAGTTTAACTGAAGCCATCCAAAAAGAAACGGATGCACATATTACTCAGGTTGATAACGTAACAAAGGAAAAAGAAAAAGAAATTATGGCAGTTTAA
- a CDS encoding phosphatidate cytidylyltransferase, which produces MIQRILTAVLAAAIFLPFVIIGGLPFTIFIYLLASIAIYELLKMKKISLLSFPGILSLVLIWVLLYPNTTIDFLTEVNISKVEIALLAVVFLLSYTVVTKNQFTFDHAAFIILATIYIGTGFYYFIQINEQGLKYLFFAMFVIWATDSGAYFVGRAMGKRKLWPEISPNKTIEGSVGGILCALVVAIIFQAILPISDSFVMVIIITILLSIFGQIGDLVESALKRHYSVKDSGTLLPGHGGILDRFDSLLFVLPIFYFLQFI; this is translated from the coding sequence ATGATCCAAAGAATCTTAACAGCAGTTCTAGCTGCAGCGATATTTTTGCCATTTGTCATTATAGGTGGACTACCGTTTACCATATTTATTTATTTACTGGCATCTATCGCAATTTATGAACTATTAAAAATGAAAAAAATATCTTTACTATCGTTTCCTGGGATATTGAGTTTGGTATTGATTTGGGTGCTTTTATATCCCAATACAACCATTGATTTCCTTACGGAAGTAAATATATCAAAGGTTGAAATCGCACTTTTAGCAGTCGTGTTTTTATTATCTTATACAGTTGTAACTAAGAATCAGTTTACCTTTGATCATGCAGCTTTTATTATATTAGCTACGATTTATATAGGAACTGGTTTTTATTACTTCATTCAGATCAATGAACAAGGCTTGAAGTATCTCTTTTTTGCTATGTTTGTTATATGGGCAACAGACTCGGGTGCATATTTTGTTGGAAGAGCAATGGGCAAAAGAAAGCTATGGCCTGAAATCAGTCCTAATAAAACGATAGAAGGCTCAGTAGGCGGTATTCTATGTGCATTAGTTGTTGCCATTATCTTTCAAGCAATTTTACCAATTAGTGATTCATTTGTAATGGTAATCATCATTACAATCTTATTATCGATATTTGGACAAATAGGTGACTTAGTAGAATCTGCTTTAAAGAGACACTACTCAGTTAAAGATTCAGGTACACTTTTACCTGGACATGGTGGTATATTAGATCGCTTTGATAGTCTATTATTTGTTTTACCGATTTTTTACTTCTTACAATTTATCTAA